The following coding sequences lie in one Pontibacter sp. G13 genomic window:
- a CDS encoding oxidoreductase encodes MNQTDHSTSSAKTWVITGASSGLGQSLAFAALNRGDRVAATFRKPEQAEAFEARFPDRAKGIVLDVTHIDQIAKVAKDIEQAFGKIDILVNNAGFGMAGAIEETSLAEARAMFEANFFGALAITQAFLPMLRNQRQGRIFQISSHGGIKAFPGFGMYNASKFALEGMSEALAAEVAPLGIQVTIVQPGPFRTGFAGSGFQLAADRIADYDETAGTFRTKIKGVNGKQEGDPDKAADILVDLAHSDKAPLRLPLGTIPLVTIQSKLDQVQADLDANREIAALAVFE; translated from the coding sequence ATGAATCAAACAGACCATTCAACCTCCTCCGCAAAGACTTGGGTAATCACTGGTGCTTCTAGTGGCCTGGGTCAATCCCTCGCGTTTGCAGCATTGAATCGCGGTGACCGAGTTGCGGCTACCTTTCGCAAACCCGAACAGGCGGAGGCATTCGAAGCTCGATTCCCAGACCGAGCCAAAGGAATCGTACTGGATGTCACCCATATCGACCAGATCGCCAAGGTTGCCAAAGACATTGAACAGGCGTTCGGCAAAATTGATATCCTCGTCAACAATGCGGGGTTTGGCATGGCTGGCGCGATCGAGGAAACCAGTCTTGCTGAAGCCAGAGCCATGTTCGAAGCCAATTTCTTCGGTGCATTGGCGATCACACAGGCCTTTTTGCCGATGCTACGCAATCAGCGACAGGGGCGAATTTTCCAGATTTCCTCACATGGAGGCATCAAGGCATTCCCTGGATTTGGGATGTACAACGCCAGCAAATTCGCGTTGGAAGGCATGAGCGAGGCACTTGCCGCGGAGGTTGCGCCATTGGGGATTCAAGTGACCATTGTACAACCGGGACCTTTTCGGACAGGATTTGCGGGATCAGGCTTCCAGTTGGCAGCGGATCGAATTGCGGATTATGACGAAACGGCCGGAACCTTCAGAACCAAGATCAAGGGGGTGAACGGCAAGCAAGAAGGCGATCCGGACAAGGCGGCAGACATCTTGGTGGATTTAGCCCACAGCGACAAAGCTCCCCTCAGACTTCCGCTGGGCACCATTCCACTCGTGACCATCCAATCCAAACTCGATCAAGTGCAGGCAGATCTGGATGCCAACCGGGAGATTGCGGCCCTAGCAGTGTTTGAGTAG
- a CDS encoding AraC family transcriptional regulator: MPLSFPFYHIGHFLNQPDTPMPFAITEFGKMEVPEVEDPHKHSFYEILWVDEGTSIQGIEDQTYHLEAESLFFISPGQLHEFVEWRHLQGGTLFFTREFLQMHPNGLDSLLPWSFLDNVYAQPNLDLPTETFQEIRATIQWMIRELSRSQPSMELLRSLLQVLLIQIQRSIHDRVHVPIEKPSMVLFKRFQQRIEETYAQSISVADHAEGLHVTPHQLNRACKEVTGHSPSQIIKNRKLLEAKRLLAFTHEPISDIAMSLGIEDSAYFARIFRQEIGLSPKAYRTQQNQSASTES; this comes from the coding sequence ATGCCCCTTTCCTTTCCCTTCTACCATATCGGCCATTTCCTCAATCAGCCGGATACGCCGATGCCTTTTGCGATCACGGAGTTTGGCAAGATGGAAGTTCCCGAGGTAGAAGATCCCCATAAGCATAGTTTTTACGAAATCCTGTGGGTAGATGAGGGAACCAGCATTCAGGGCATTGAGGATCAAACCTACCATTTGGAAGCGGAGAGCTTGTTTTTCATTTCTCCCGGGCAGCTTCATGAGTTTGTGGAATGGCGGCATTTGCAGGGAGGCACGCTGTTTTTTACCCGCGAGTTTCTCCAAATGCATCCCAATGGCTTGGACTCGTTGCTACCTTGGAGCTTTCTCGACAATGTGTACGCGCAACCCAATCTGGATCTTCCGACGGAGACCTTCCAAGAAATACGTGCAACCATCCAATGGATGATCCGGGAACTTTCGCGCTCCCAGCCTAGCATGGAACTTTTGCGGTCCCTGCTTCAGGTCCTTCTCATCCAGATCCAGCGGTCCATCCACGATCGGGTTCATGTCCCCATCGAAAAGCCCTCCATGGTCCTGTTCAAGCGATTTCAGCAACGAATTGAGGAGACGTATGCCCAATCCATTTCCGTGGCGGATCACGCGGAAGGGCTTCATGTCACCCCGCACCAACTCAATCGCGCCTGCAAGGAAGTCACGGGACATTCTCCATCGCAGATCATCAAAAACCGGAAACTCCTGGAAGCCAAACGACTACTGGCCTTCACACATGAGCCCATCTCGGATATAGCCATGTCTTTGGGAATCGAGGATAGTGCCTATTTCGCTCGAATCTTCCGGCAAGAAATCGGCCTTTCCCCCAAGGCCTATCGAACTCAACAGAATCAATCAGCCTCCACTGAGTCCTAA
- a CDS encoding DinB family protein — protein sequence MQPAIAKWTSQIDEVTQAFASWVPELSPESINWQPHASAWSVGQILDHLIQINQSYLYIPDQIRAGKYPLPWQAKIPFFATFMGKMILKSVQPETQRKVETFPVWEPSQSGISSEIWEDFLQSQSDLKIMIESSEHLIRQKTVIASPANRNIVYRLDKAFDIIVAHEFRHLQQAQNLESLREKSPAQTS from the coding sequence ATGCAACCAGCTATCGCCAAATGGACCTCCCAAATAGATGAAGTCACCCAAGCATTTGCTTCCTGGGTGCCCGAACTGTCTCCTGAATCCATCAATTGGCAACCCCATGCATCCGCTTGGAGTGTGGGTCAGATTCTGGATCACCTCATCCAGATCAATCAGTCTTACCTTTACATTCCGGACCAAATTCGAGCAGGGAAGTACCCATTGCCTTGGCAGGCCAAAATCCCTTTCTTCGCCACCTTCATGGGCAAGATGATCCTCAAATCGGTTCAGCCAGAGACTCAGCGCAAGGTTGAGACTTTTCCTGTGTGGGAACCTAGCCAAAGCGGCATCTCTTCGGAGATTTGGGAAGACTTCCTTCAGAGCCAATCAGATCTGAAGATCATGATCGAGAGTTCTGAACACCTCATTCGCCAGAAAACAGTGATTGCATCGCCCGCCAACCGGAATATTGTCTACCGCTTGGACAAGGCGTTTGACATCATCGTCGCCCATGAATTCAGGCACCTCCAACAAGCCCAAAACCTAGAATCCCTACGCGAGAAATCTCCAGCCCAAACAAGCTGA
- a CDS encoding DUF2255 family protein produces MHAIGHRKALHLYARNLDTVGINSGNRFNRFLDIWIVEVEDRIFVRSGGHDPAGWFATFMQDEYGYLLCDQEVIPITGYLPVDLKDMLPRIDQAYWDKYGYGRRIPLVEQITSPASSNWTLEIFPQAS; encoded by the coding sequence ATGCACGCCATCGGACACCGAAAGGCCCTGCACCTGTATGCGAGGAACCTCGATACGGTGGGGATCAACTCAGGCAACCGATTCAATCGTTTCCTTGATATCTGGATTGTGGAAGTGGAAGACCGAATCTTTGTCAGATCGGGAGGCCATGACCCAGCGGGGTGGTTTGCCACCTTCATGCAAGACGAGTACGGATACCTATTGTGTGATCAGGAAGTGATCCCCATCACAGGGTATCTGCCTGTGGATCTGAAGGACATGCTTCCTCGAATCGACCAAGCATATTGGGACAAATACGGGTACGGACGTAGAATCCCCCTTGTCGAACAAATCACCTCTCCGGCGAGTTCGAACTGGACGCTGGAGATTTTCCCTCAGGCATCCTAA
- a CDS encoding SRPBCC family protein, with protein sequence MNYTCEIIIDLPRDQVIELFDNPDNMKHWQTGFISLEPLSGTPGQAGAQSKLTYQMGKRTIEMTETILSRDLPSEFSATYEAANVWNEVKNFFHEHGPDQTRWVTEQTFRFGGFMKLMGWLMPGAFKKQSMKYLQDFKAFAESSER encoded by the coding sequence ATGAATTACACCTGCGAAATCATCATCGACCTCCCTCGGGATCAAGTCATTGAGTTATTTGACAACCCAGACAATATGAAGCATTGGCAGACGGGCTTCATCAGTCTTGAACCCCTTTCCGGAACGCCCGGACAAGCGGGAGCCCAATCCAAGCTCACCTATCAGATGGGCAAGCGGACCATCGAAATGACCGAAACCATCCTCTCTCGGGATCTGCCCTCGGAGTTTTCGGCCACGTATGAAGCAGCCAATGTCTGGAACGAGGTCAAGAACTTCTTCCATGAACACGGTCCCGATCAAACCCGCTGGGTGACCGAGCAAACCTTCCGATTTGGTGGATTCATGAAACTGATGGGCTGGCTCATGCCGGGCGCGTTCAAAAAACAATCCATGAAGTACCTGCAGGACTTCAAGGCATTTGCGGAATCTTCCGAGCGATAA
- a CDS encoding sigma-70 family RNA polymerase sigma factor, whose amino-acid sequence MIITDLQQQAFTDLLDAHQGILIRMSRVYSRNESDRKDLFQEMVFQLWRAWPNYRGEAAASTWMYRVALNTALKFYSLLRRKKDRSMELSAISFEPSHQDTPEQQVERDSQVDRLYACISQLPEPDRTIVLMYLEELPYREIAQVTGLTENHVAVKMKRAKSKLFNCLNA is encoded by the coding sequence ATGATCATCACCGACCTCCAACAACAGGCTTTTACGGATTTGCTGGATGCGCATCAGGGAATCCTGATCCGGATGAGCCGGGTCTACAGCCGCAACGAATCGGACCGGAAGGATCTGTTTCAGGAAATGGTCTTCCAGCTTTGGCGGGCTTGGCCCAACTATCGGGGAGAAGCTGCGGCTTCGACTTGGATGTACCGGGTTGCGCTCAATACTGCGCTGAAATTCTATAGCCTCCTGCGCAGGAAAAAGGACCGGAGTATGGAGCTCTCCGCCATCTCGTTTGAGCCCAGCCATCAGGATACACCGGAGCAACAAGTCGAGCGGGACTCTCAGGTGGACCGACTCTATGCCTGTATCTCTCAACTGCCGGAGCCGGACCGCACCATCGTCCTCATGTATCTGGAAGAATTGCCGTACCGGGAAATCGCCCAAGTCACCGGCCTCACTGAAAATCATGTCGCCGTGAAAATGAAACGCGCCAAATCCAAACTCTTCAACTGCCTCAATGCCTAA
- a CDS encoding serine hydrolase, protein MKRTLLLILAAVVLILLGGFGFLVWYFLPDSGKITQFIDEHPDQVSYCLIRNGEVAKSHRAKAVGPLASTVKIVVAIEYAEQAAAGLIDPDAWISLDSVNRFYLPDTDGGAQPGWLASISEKTQQDQVQVREIAKGMIQFSSNANTEWLMDRLGYDSIQARLVKLGLQDHTEIHYIVSALLVGKVAFPGLKGSDLVEALRNMDMSTYRQYCHEIHAALKADTLMKQDLGDFSMPVQRVWSDRLPASSPETYARLVRQINQRTFDPAAQVYLSETMERLMENPANQSWLKHAGQKGGSTGFVLTKAMYATTLAGESVELAYFFHDLDPLQVQLLSMSMNAFELEVLQGNW, encoded by the coding sequence ATGAAACGTACCCTTCTTCTCATCCTCGCAGCAGTTGTCCTGATCCTCCTTGGAGGCTTCGGTTTTCTGGTCTGGTATTTCCTGCCAGATTCCGGGAAAATTACCCAATTTATCGATGAGCATCCCGATCAGGTGTCGTACTGCTTGATCCGGAATGGGGAGGTCGCCAAGTCCCACCGAGCAAAAGCTGTTGGGCCCCTCGCATCGACCGTCAAAATCGTGGTAGCCATCGAATATGCCGAACAGGCCGCGGCAGGACTGATCGATCCAGATGCATGGATCTCTCTTGATTCGGTGAACCGCTTCTATCTCCCCGATACAGATGGCGGGGCACAGCCGGGCTGGCTGGCTTCCATTTCGGAAAAGACGCAGCAAGATCAAGTCCAAGTCCGAGAAATTGCCAAGGGCATGATTCAGTTCAGTTCCAATGCCAATACCGAATGGTTGATGGATCGTCTTGGGTACGATTCCATACAGGCGCGTCTCGTGAAGCTGGGGCTCCAGGACCACACCGAAATTCACTATATCGTCTCGGCCTTGCTGGTGGGGAAAGTGGCATTTCCGGGGTTGAAGGGATCGGATTTGGTGGAAGCTTTGAGAAACATGGATATGTCCACCTATCGGCAATATTGCCATGAAATCCATGCTGCGCTCAAGGCAGACACGCTCATGAAGCAGGATTTGGGCGATTTCAGCATGCCGGTACAGCGTGTATGGTCGGACCGCCTTCCGGCATCGTCGCCTGAGACGTATGCCCGATTGGTTAGGCAGATCAATCAACGGACGTTTGATCCCGCCGCGCAAGTATACCTCAGCGAGACGATGGAGAGATTGATGGAAAACCCGGCCAACCAATCTTGGCTCAAGCATGCGGGGCAGAAGGGCGGCTCGACGGGTTTTGTCCTGACCAAAGCGATGTATGCCACGACCTTGGCCGGCGAATCTGTGGAATTGGCTTATTTCTTCCATGACCTCGATCCCCTTCAAGTGCAATTGCTATCGATGAGCATGAATGCCTTTGAACTGGAGGTTTTGCAAGGGAATTGGTAG
- a CDS encoding zinc-ribbon domain-containing protein, protein MKKHTRFTTDESPTSSILGKIVGGIFMLVFAISGFSFASNPPAPIVAVVGIGFGLIGVISFIAILIGKKTTSHSESVIEHTSEIDFGAPTSFTHSNPMNHCTQCGTKLEKRYKFCPNCGEQIS, encoded by the coding sequence ATGAAGAAACACACCCGATTCACAACTGACGAATCCCCCACTTCCAGCATTTTGGGAAAAATCGTAGGGGGAATCTTCATGCTTGTCTTTGCAATTTCTGGCTTCTCCTTTGCTTCGAATCCTCCTGCACCCATTGTTGCAGTCGTTGGAATTGGATTTGGACTGATCGGAGTTATATCATTCATCGCCATCTTAATTGGGAAAAAAACCACGTCCCATTCGGAGTCCGTGATAGAACACACCTCCGAAATAGACTTTGGCGCTCCGACCAGCTTCACGCACTCCAATCCCATGAACCATTGCACCCAATGCGGCACCAAGCTGGAAAAGCGCTACAAGTTCTGCCCGAATTGCGGGGAGCAGATTAGTTAA